In Fulvia fulva chromosome 10, complete sequence, a single window of DNA contains:
- a CDS encoding Triacylglycerol lipase 2 yields MLIAYRTSCQRLRPLHLTRTGLQVARQHTSAAGTHNNPNHSPQAKQDAKKDEQKANDPRLKNVDDLIEDKFAVLKSSYDAPKHPIILAHGLLGFDQIRPAGRLLPGVEYWYGITQALAAKGVEVVTAVVPPSGSIEARAAKLAEAIEAKANGKAVNIIAHSMVVIQGGLDSRYMISRLHPPNVKVLSLTTIATPHRGSAFADYLFHQIGIANVPKIYKVLDFFGIETGAFGQLTRDYMSQSFNPRTPDVDGVQYYSYGAAFEPHLTSVFKKSHDVIEKVEGANDGMVSVGSSRWGEYKGTLNHVSHLDLINWTNRLRWWFWQVTGTRKKNFNAIAFFLSIADMLAKEGL; encoded by the exons ATGCTTATAGCGTACCGCACCTCGTGTCAGAGGCTACGACCTCTCCATCTCACGCGCACTGGTCTCCAGGTTGCACGTCAGCACACTTCCGCAGCAGGGACTCACAATAATCCCAATCATTCGCCGCAAGCCAAGCAAGATGCAAAGAAAGACGAACAGAAGGCAAATGATCCACGGTTGAAGAATGTCGATGACTTGATAGAAGACAAATTCGCCGTTCTGAAGTCCAGCTATGATGCACCGAAG CACCCTATCATCCTAGCCCATGGACTTCTTGGCTTCGATCAGATAAGACCTGCTGGACGACTCTTGCCAGGAGTCGAGTACTGGTATGGAATCACGCAGGCTCTTGCTGCGAAAGGTGTGGAGGTCGTGACTGCCGTAGTCCCTCCTTCTGGCAGCATTGAGGCACGAGCGGCGAAGTTAGCTGAGGCAATCGAAGCCAAAGCCAACGGGAAGGCGGTTAACATCATAGC ACATAGCATGGTTG TGATCCAGGG TGGCCTTGATTCTCGCTACATGATTTCTCGCCTGCATCCACCCAACGTCAAAGTACTATCTCTGACGACAATCGCGACACCTCATCGCGGTTCAGCCTTTGCCGACTACCTCTTCCATCAAATCGGAATCGCCAACGTGCCCAAGATTTACAAGGTGCTAGACTTCTTCGGCATCGAGACTGGAGCCTTCGGGCAGCTGACAAGGGACTACATGTCCCAATCATTCAATCCACGGACACCAGATGTAGATGGCGTCCAATACTACAGCTACGGCGCTGCGTTCGAGCCACATCTAACATCGGTCTTCAAGAAGTCGCACGACGTTATTGAGAAAGTGGAAGGAGCCAATGATGGGATGGTCAGTGTTGGGAGTAGCCGCTGGGGCGAATACAAGGGCACTCTCAACCACGTTAGCCATCTCGATCTGATCAATTGGACAAACCGACTTCGGTGGTGGTTCTGGCAGGTGACTGGCACGAGAAAGAAAAA CTTCAATGCGATCGCCTTCTTCCTAAGCATTGCAGATATGCTAGCGAAAGAGGGTCTTTGA
- a CDS encoding Cyanamide hydratase, translating into MSSKTHQEEYGWTAVPRGRSNVPSEQEAKTANVQVNFDSIWPRTELVKKSQAYVKEKLPEKTYNHSLRSTATHFRSWIEQARDQFFETWALTCLFHDIATTEENRNATWLSFEFQGGFIALQELQNYGAPVSQAESVCESIIRHQDPGETGTISRMGQLVQLATELDNMGWQPYLVDKAVIEQVVKQLLRKKWSSCFAQSIQDEIDAKPWCHTTAIPGFKEAVAGNRLMEPYD; encoded by the exons ATGTCGTCGAAGACTCACCAAGAAGAATACGGCTGGACTGCAGTCCCTCGCGGTCGATCGAATGTGCCAAGTGAGCAAGAAGCGAAGACAGCCAATGTACAAGTCAACTTTGACAGCATCTGGCCACGAACCGAACTGGTGAAGAAATCACAGGCATACGTGAAGGAGAAACTGCCGGAGAAGACGTACAATCACAGTCTTAGGTCTACTGCTACG CACTTCCGATCGTGGATTGAGCAAGCTCGCGATCAGTTCTTTGAGACTTGGGCTTTGACATGCCTCTTCCACGACATCGCGACTACAGAGGAGAACCGCAATGCGACTTGGCTCAGCTTCGAATTTCAAGGCGGCTTCATCGCACTGCAAGAACTTCAAAACTATGGAGCGCCAGTGTCGCAGGCCGAATCGGTCTGCGAGTCGATCATACGCCACCAGGATCCTGGAGAGACTGGAACCATTTCCCGTATGGGACAATTGGTACAGCTCGCCACAGAGCTCG ACAATATGGGCTGGCAGCCGTACCTGGTGGATAAGGCAGTCATCGAGCAAGTGGTGAAGCAGCTCCTGAGAAAGAAGTGGTCTTCTTGCTTCGCTCAGTCGATACAAGACGAGATTGATGCTAAGCCTTGGTGCCATACTACCGCGATTCCGGGCTTCAAAGAGGCGGTCGCTGGTAACAGGCTGATGGAGCCGTATGATTAG
- a CDS encoding Unsaturated rhamnogalacturonyl hydrolase: protein MLLHNNSNSIDDIRFGHTFLDIYNLTGGEEIYKLAADGLKDQIDRSFRTPDGGFYHRYPVYIDQMWLDGIYMLDVFYARLTWEFQPENTTAWDDVALQFDLIDAGTRVDGGLPVHGFDVSRAASWANPDNGTAPHVWGRAVGWYIMALVDTLDYFPESHAGRARLLSYFQSLADAIVEAQDPVHKGWYNVMTPGWESVSGNYIESSGSAMFVYGLLKGLRLGYLDDQKYRTAALDGYELMTDTFTQEREEDGALSYQWTAQTGSLSSNGTFEYYASMPLFENDLKGVAPFLFSAHEYELYVEANGM, encoded by the exons ATGCTCCTCCACAACAACAGCAATTCCATCGACGACATTCGCTTCGGCCATACCTTCCTGGACATTTACAATCTCACCGGCGGCGAGGAAATCTACAAACTCGCTGCTGATGGGTTGAAGGACCAGATCGATCGGAGTTTCAGGACCCCTGATGGAGGTTTCTATCATCGGTATCCGGTGTACATCGATCAGATGTGGCTGGATGGGATTTATATGCTTGATGTCTTCTATGCGAGATTGACGTGGGAGTTTCAGCCGGAGAACACTACCGCGTGGGACGATGTCGCTCTTCAGTTTGATCTCATTGACGCAGGTACTAGAGTGGACGGTGGTCTCCCTGTCCACGGTTTCGATGTGAGTAGGGCGGCGAGCTGGGCAAATCCGGATAATGGGACTGCGCCACATGTCTGGGGCCGAGCTGTGGGCTGGTATATCATGGCTCTGGTTGATACGCTTGACTACTTTCCAGAAAGCCATGCGGGCCGCGCAAGGCTGTTGTCTTACTTCCAGTCGCTGGCGGATGCGATCGTCGAAGCCCAGGATCCTGTGCACAAGGGCTGGTACAATGTCATGACACCGGGATGGGAGTCGGTTTCTGGCAATTATATCGAGAGCTCGGGATCTGCTATGTTCGTATATGGTCTACTGAAAGGTCTCAGACTAGGTTACCTTGATGATCAGAAGTATCGCACAGCTGCGCTGGATGGGTATGAGCTCATGACGGATACGTTCACACAGGAACGCGAAGAGGATGGAGCACTTTCTTACCAGTGGACTGCTCAGACCGGCAGTCTGAGCTCCAATGGCACCTTCGAA TACTACGCCAGTATGCCGCTGTTTGAGAACGATCTGAAGGGCGTGGCTCCTTTCCTCTTCTCCGCACACGAGTATGAGCTCTACGTCGAGGCCAATGGCATGTGA
- a CDS encoding V-type proton ATPase subunit G yields MAAQNSAGIQTLLDAEREAQKIVQKAREYRTKRVKDARSEAQKEIEEYRNQKEEEFKAFEKQQGSGNKKAEDDAEKETQKSLDEIKQIGNKTGPKVVDDLIKAVMDVKPVVPDRIEQPTA; encoded by the exons ATG GCGGCGCAGAACTCAGCAGGCATCCAGACGTTGCTCGAT GCAGAGCGGGAAGCACAGAAGATTGTCCAGAAAG CCAGAGAAT ACCGAACAAAGCGAGTAAAGGACGCCCGATCAGAAGCGCAAAAAGAGATCGAAGAGTACCGGAATCAAAAGGAAGAGGAGTTCAAGGCGTTCGAGAAGCAG CAAGGATCAGGTAACAAGAAAGCCGAAGATGACGCCGAGAAGGAGACACAAAAGTCGCTGGACGAGATCAAGCAGATTGGCAACAAGACGGGTCCAAAGGTGGTTGATGATTTGATCAAGGCGGTTATGGATGTCAAGCCTGTGGTGCCAGATCGCATTGAGCAACCTACTGCGTAA
- a CDS encoding Acetyl-CoA acetyltransferase, mitochondrial, producing MASSALRRTFLSSSRTAMSPSQRLQAVQRQFSSSSRRPKEIQDAYIVSAVRTPCAIFNGSFSTVPAPELGATAIKEAIKRSDVPAEKFTHVYMGNVMQASVGQAPARQAAIFAGLSPSVEATTINKVCASGMKAVAIAAQQVELGQEEALIAGGMENMSRVPYYTPRGPQLPAFGNMTMEDGLMKDGLWDVYNQIHMGNCAENTAKKHDISREEQDEFAILSFKRAQEAWKRGDFAEEIVPVTVKTRKGETVVAEDEGYGRMKLDKVPTLKPAFQKQGGTVTAANSSSMNDGASALVITNKELAKQYGGGKRILAKIVAYADAAVDPIDFPVAPAKVVPIVLERAGITADQVKVWEFNEAFAAVIKANAKILGLGIDNVNPRGGAISLGHALGSSGARILVTLLHQLKKGEYGCAAICNGGGAASGMVVQLVDADEL from the coding sequence ATGGCCTCGTCTGCTCTCCGCCGCACCTTCCTGTCCAGCTCAAGAACAGCCATGTCACCCTCACAACGCCTCCAAGCTGTCCAAAGGCAATTCTCGTCCTCATCGCGACGGCCGAAAGAGATACAGGATGCATACATAGTCTCTGCTGTCCGGACACCTTGCGCGATCTTCAATGGGTCTTTCAGTACAGTCCCGGCGCCTGAGCTGGGTGCAACAGCCATCAAGGAGGCCATCAAACGATCCGATGTCCCAGCAGAGAAGTTCACGCATGTCTACATGGGCAATGTTATGCAGGCCTCCGTTGGTCAAGCACCTGCGCGACAAGCTGCAATCTTCGCCGGACTCTCGCCTTCAGTGGAAGCCACAACGATCAACAAGGTCTGCGCGTCTGGCATGAAAGCTGTGGCAATCGCGGCGCAACAGGTAGAGCTTGGACAGGAAGAGGCGTTGATCGCTGGAGGCATGGAGAACATGAGCAGAGTGCCGTACTACACACCGCGAGGGCCTCAATTGCCTGCGTTCGGCAACATGACCATGGAAGACGGCTTGATGAAGGATGGTCTTTGGGATGTCTACAATCAAATACACATGGGCAATTGCGCGGAGAACACAGCCAAGAAGCACGACATCAGCAGAGAAGAGCAGGACGAGTTCGCGATATTGAGCTTCAAGCGTGCACAAGAAGCTTGGAAACGCGGCGACTTTGCAGAGGAGATTGTGCCAGTGACTGTCAAGACCAGGAAGGGCGAGACAGTAGTGGCAGAGGACGAAGGATATGGCAGAATGAAGCTGGACAAGGTCCCAACACTCAAGCCAGCATTCCAGAAGCAGGGTGGCACTGTTACAGCAGCAAATAGCTCGAGCATGAACGACGGCGCCAGCGCACTCGTCATCACGAACAAGGAGCTGGCCAAGCAATATGGTGGTGGCAAGAGGATCCTCGCGAAGATTGTCGCATATGCCGACGCAGCAGTGGATCCAATTGACTTCCCAGTTGCGCCAGCGAAGGTCGTTCCGATCGTCCTCGAACGAGCCGGCATCACTGCCGACCAAGTGAAGGTATGGGAGTTCAACGAGGCTTTCGCAGCGGTCATCAAGGCCAACGCGAAGATTCTCGGACTAGGCATAGATAACGTCAACCCACGTGGTGGCGCtatctccctcggacacgCCCTTGGAAGCTCTGGCGCGAGGATCTTGGTGACGCTGCTTCATCAGTTGAAGAAGGGTGAATATGGTTGCGCTGCGATTTGCAACGGAGGAGGCGCGGCGAGTGGCATGGTGGTGCAGCTTGTGGATGCGGACGAACTATAG
- a CDS encoding Transcription initiation factor IIA large subunit, whose product MTNTLVGDVYQKIIEEVVSASSNDFEESGVMGSTLEELRQEWQAKLSARQVAQMPWDPKPQPPVQQPPPSHMPSAAANGMPPQAYPPNPYATGPGSGNERIKMEPGTEQQQYNGLPNVAYQNGNGGVAAGGLARAQHLVQQQYGAAGNASINAMQQRGGLALPGQQAKPQGLSLPAGTPQNAQQTYQQQQHVAMAHQQQQLAQQQAQPRIKVENDSPQLQQGSFNQQSSQGPNYSQTDGADEGLEEWKAMLAERRAVSAEQTRHADRMMHDHVANLSANLQSGLMVPLDQQPKRSRGKQRQGSPSTSSAASSSRLPTIPQLDGEAEEDEEKPSVKDEDDENAINSDLDDSDDEGGAGMGDDDDEEGDNILCTYDKVQRVKNKWKCTLKDGVMSVDGKEWVFHKGMGEFEW is encoded by the exons ATGACGAACACGCTGGTG GGCGATGTCTACCAGAAGATCATCGAAGAGGTGGTGAGCGCCTCCAGCAATGACTTCGAGGAGAGTGGTGTGATGGGCTCTACGCTCGAGGAGTTGCGACAG GAATGGCAGGCAAAGCTCTCAGCACGCCAGGTTGCGCAGATGCCATGGGACCCGAAGCCACAACCTCCAGTGCAACAACCCCCTCCGTCTCATATGCCATCGGCGGCTGCAAATGGCATGCCACCGCAAGCCTACCCACCAAACCCGTATGCAACCGGACCTGGGAGCGGTAACGAGCGCATCAAGATGGAACCCGGAACAGAGCAGCAGCAGTATAATGGCCTGCCCAACGTCGCGTACCAAAATGGCAACGGTGGTGTTGCTGCTGGCGGCCTAGCCAGAGCCCAGCATCTCGTTCAACAGCAATATGGCGCAGCAGGCAATGCATCAATCAATGCAATGCAGCAGCGCGGAGGTCTTGCTCTACCTGGCCAACAAGCCAAACCCCAAGGCCTCAGCCTACCTGCAGGAACTCCTCAAAATGCGCAGCAAACTTATCAGCAGCAGCAACACGTGGCGATGGCCCATCAGCAGCAACAATTAGCACAGCAGCAAGCGCAACCACGCATCAAGGTCGAAAACGACAGTCCGCAACTACAGCAAGGTTCTTTCAATCAGCAGTCTTCACAAGGTCCCAATTACAGCCAAACCGACGGTGCCGATGAAGGGCTTGAGGAGTGGAAAGCTATGCTTGCCGAAAGGCGAGCAGTCAGCGCCGAGCAGACCCGTCATGCTGACCGTATGATGCACGATCATGTCGCGAACCTATCCGCGAACCTTCAGAGCGGCTTGATGGTACCACTGGACCAGCAGCCCAAGCGATCAAGGGGCAAGCAACGGCAAGGGTCGCCAAGCACATCTTCAGCAGCTTCATCCTCACGGCTTCCCACAATTCCACAGCTGGATGGCGAAGCCGAAGAAGACGAGGAGAAGCCATCAGTCAAGGACGAGGACGATGAGAATGCCATCAACTCGGATCTCGACGACAGCGATGATGAAGGTGGAGCGGGCATGGGCGACGATGATGACGAAGAAGGCGACAACATCCTCTGCACCTACGATAAAGTGCAGCGCGTCAAGAACAAGTGGAAGTGCACTCTCAAAGATGGCGTTATGAGCGTCGACGGGAAAGAGTGGGTCTTTCACAAAGGCATGGGTGAGTTCGAGTGGTAG